In Pseudomonas sp. ADAK2, the genomic window ATTTGACCACTGCACAAATGACCGCCACCACCGCGCTGCGCCAGCTCGACGCCGAGTTCGAAGCCGCCGCGCTGTCGCTCAAGGCGCCGCTGTATCGACATTACCTGCGAGTCACGGTGCCGATCTGCCTGCCGGCGTTGCTGGACATCGTGCGCTACCTGTTCGTCTCGGCCATGACCACCGTCTCGGCGGCGATTTTCCTCTACAGCCCCGACACCATCCTCGCGGCGGTGGCAGTGCTGAACATGGATGACGCCGGAAACGTCGGCGGCGCGGCGGCGATGTCGACCCTGATTCTGTTCACCTCGGCGGGCGTGTCCTTGCTGCTGGCCTGGGCTTCGCGCGGTTTGTTGCGCCGCTCCCAGGCCTGGCGGCAGACCGCGCCCGGCAACTGACTCACACCCTCAACTCAAAAACAGGAAAAGATCATGTTCAAGCCCCTGGCCCTGGCCGCTGCTGTCCTCACCGCTTTCAGCCTGAACGCCTTCGCGGCGAAAACCGAGTTGACGGTGTACACCGCCCTCGAAGCCGAACAACTGAAGACCTACAAGGACGCCTTCGAAAAGGCCAACCCGGACGTCGAGATCAAGTGGGTGCGTGACTCCACCGGGATCATCACCGCCAAGTTGCTGGCCGAGAAAGAGCGCCCGCAAGCCGATGCGGTCTGGGGCCTGGCCGCATCGAGCCTGGCGATCCTCGATCAGCAAGGCATGCTGCAAAGCTACGCGCCGAAGGACCTGGGCAAGATCGGCGGCAACTACCGCGATGCCGCCAACCCGCCAGCCTGGGTCGGCATGGACGTGTGGGCCGCGACCATTTGCTTCAACACCGTCGAAGCCGAGAAGCAGGGCCTGAGCAAACCCGTGAGCTGGCAAGACCTGACCAAGCCTGAGTACAAAGGCAAGATCGTCATGCCTAACCCGGCCTCGTCCGGTACTGGTTTCCTCGACGTCAGCGCCTGGCTGCAAACCTTTGGCGAGAAGCAGGGCTGGGCCTACATGGATGGCTTGCACCAGAACATAGGTCAATACGTTCACTCCGGTTCCAAGCCGTGCAAACTCGCGGCGTCCGGTGAATTCCCGATTGGTATCTCCTTTGAATACCCGGCGGTTCAGCTGAAACGCCAAGGCGCGCCGCTGGACATCATCCTGCCGAAAGAAGGCCTGGGTTGGGAGATTGAAGCGACTGCGGTGATCAAGGGTACGCAGCACGAAGACGCGGCGAAGAAACTGGCGGACTTCTCGGCCAGCCCGGCGGCGATGGAGCTTTACAAAGAGAACTTCGCGGTCCTCGCGCAGCCAGGTATCGCCAAACCGCAGACCGAATTACCGGCGGATTACGAGCAGCGGCTGATCAAGAACGACTTTGCCTGGGCGTCGAAGAATCGCGACGAAATCCTGACTGAGTGGCGCAAGCGCTATGACGGCAAGTCCGAGAAAGTGGTTGCCAAGTAACCGACACCGCTCGACCGATCGTTCCCACGCTCTGCGTGGGAATGCAGCCAAGGACGCTCCGCGTCCTCTGTGACGCAGAGCGTCACGGGATTCATTCCCACGCGGAGCGTGGGAACGATCATTGGGGGAACTCCATGACGCAACACCACGACATGCTCATCGTCGGCGCCGGCATCCTCGGCCTGTCCCACGCCTACGCCGCCGCCAAGCGCGGTCTCAAAGTCAGCGTTTTCGAACGCAGCGAAACACCTTTGGGCGCTTCGGTCCGCAACTTCGGCCAGGCCTTGGTCACCGGCCAACCTCCCGGCCCGATGCTCGAACTGGCCAAAGCGAGCCGCGACATCTGGGGCCATTGGGCCAACGTCGCCGGCCTGCAACTCAAGCGCAACGGCTCATATCTATTTGCGCGCACCGAAGCCGAAGAACACCTGCTACAAGCCTTTTGCAACGGTCGCGCCGTGGAACACAACTACAACGTCGAACTGTTGCGCGGCGCGGCGTTGCGGGATTTGTACGGCGGCCAGTTCAGCCATCACCGTGCTGCGCTGCACGGCATGGACGATCAGCAACTGTATTCCCGCGAGGCAATTGCGGCGTTGATCGATTACCTGCGCCGCGAACTCGGCGTCGAGTTTCATTTCTCCACGTTGGTGCGCGACATCGAGCCCGGCCGCTTGCAAAGCACCGCCGGCAGTTTCAGCGCCGGGCAGATCATCGTCTGTTCCGGCCATGATTATCAGACGTTGCTGGCCGAACCGATTGCCGCGCTCAACCCGCAAATCTGCCGCCTGCAAATGCTCCGCGCCCGGCCGCAAATCAACCTGAATCTGCAACACGCGTTGCTCACCGGATTGAGTTGCGTGCATTACGGCGCATTTGCCGACCTGCCGGAAGCCGCCGCGGTCCAGGCGCAAATCCTGCGCGACGCACCGCATTTGCACGACAACGGCATTCACCTGCTGATCAGCCCGACGCCTTACGGCGAATTGATCATCGGCGATTCCCACCATTACGGCAGCGATCCTTCACCGTTCAACGCCGAGCAGGTGGACGACTGGATGATCGAACTGGCCGAGCAAACGCTGGGCTGCAAAATACAAGTGCTGGAGCGCTGGCAAGGGGTCTATGGTTCAAAAGGCCCGGGCCCGTTCTCGTTCCTGCGCCCGCAACCCGGTGTAAGCGTGGCGCTGATGCACACC contains:
- a CDS encoding putative 2-aminoethylphosphonate ABC transporter substrate-binding protein; the protein is MFKPLALAAAVLTAFSLNAFAAKTELTVYTALEAEQLKTYKDAFEKANPDVEIKWVRDSTGIITAKLLAEKERPQADAVWGLAASSLAILDQQGMLQSYAPKDLGKIGGNYRDAANPPAWVGMDVWAATICFNTVEAEKQGLSKPVSWQDLTKPEYKGKIVMPNPASSGTGFLDVSAWLQTFGEKQGWAYMDGLHQNIGQYVHSGSKPCKLAASGEFPIGISFEYPAVQLKRQGAPLDIILPKEGLGWEIEATAVIKGTQHEDAAKKLADFSASPAAMELYKENFAVLAQPGIAKPQTELPADYEQRLIKNDFAWASKNRDEILTEWRKRYDGKSEKVVAK
- a CDS encoding TIGR03364 family FAD-dependent oxidoreductase, whose product is MTQHHDMLIVGAGILGLSHAYAAAKRGLKVSVFERSETPLGASVRNFGQALVTGQPPGPMLELAKASRDIWGHWANVAGLQLKRNGSYLFARTEAEEHLLQAFCNGRAVEHNYNVELLRGAALRDLYGGQFSHHRAALHGMDDQQLYSREAIAALIDYLRRELGVEFHFSTLVRDIEPGRLQSTAGSFSAGQIIVCSGHDYQTLLAEPIAALNPQICRLQMLRARPQINLNLQHALLTGLSCVHYGAFADLPEAAAVQAQILRDAPHLHDNGIHLLISPTPYGELIIGDSHHYGSDPSPFNAEQVDDWMIELAEQTLGCKIQVLERWQGVYGSKGPGPFSFLRPQPGVSVALMHTGVGMSVGPAMAERNVALLLGED